A genomic window from Anopheles ziemanni chromosome X, idAnoZiCoDA_A2_x.2, whole genome shotgun sequence includes:
- the LOC131290710 gene encoding XK-related protein 6 — MTSAEQTEGLASSETDGAKLTAMVGVQLEFLTRTDEPGHDVTRWDISLTCISIVLRIVSISLTLLLANEYYQKERIIYFALTLGGLIVPAIITSLLSLLMYVDDTKRGRRESQPCCDTMLCVLVLPFFCRYWHSMRLSYACYQAKRRQDLSGQKRTYELLVQEDSDVALLRIFECLLEVTLQKILQLTIVLTTGPVSPLQMLSIISAMGSIAWCMASHYRCVRFARLDKRHIPWSGTIVHIAWQFTVTVARVLAIATVASVFPYYTALACAVHAMLMALWVFFYERPSFCGDSFIQRAFLSSAFGAVFIFNYIPLREGATQLRYSLFYTLCFIETVTCGTLYALFVRNSTIRGSTIWLVVLSCFPVVMFVLGIMLMIVFYRSCHPNITSRQQDDPSVDL; from the coding sequence ATGACCTCCGCGGAACAAACCGAAGGGCTTGCCTCGTCCGAAACTGATGGGGCGAAGCTGACGGCGATGGTTGGTGTACAGCTGGAGTTCCTGACCCGTACGGATGAACCCGGTCACGACGTTACCCGTTGGGACATTTCGCTGACGTGCATATCTATCGTTCTGCGAATAGTGAGCATAAGTTTGACCTTGCTCCTTGCTAACGAGTATTATCAAAAAGAACGAATCATCTATTTCGCCCTGACGCTTGGCGGATTGATCGTACCGGCCATTATCACCTCCTTGCTGAGCCTGCTGATGTATGTAGACGACACGAAACGGGGGCGGCGCGAATCTCAACCATGCTGCGACACCATGCTGTGCGTACTTGTGCTGCCGTTTTTCTGCCGGTACTGGCATTCAATGCGTCTCTCGTACGCTTGCTATCAGGCAAAGCGTCGGCAAGATTTATCCGGCCAAAAACGGACCTACGAGCTGCTGGTTCAGGAAGACAGCGACGTGGCATTGTTGCGTATATTCGAGTGCCTGCTAGAGGTGACATTGCAGAAAATCCTCCAACTGACGATCGTCCTCACCACCGGTCCCGTGTCGCCACTGCAGATGCTTTCGATCATCAGTGCCATGGGCAGCATTGCCTGGTGTATGGCATCCCACTATCGTTGCGTACGGTTCGCTCGGCTTGATAAGCGACACATTCCCTGGTCCGGCACGATCGTTCACATTGCCTGGCAGTTTACCGTGACGGTCGCACGTGTCCTCGCCATCGCCACGGTGGCCAGTGTATTTCCGTACTACACTGCGCTGGCCTGCGCCGTCCACGCTATGCTGATGGCATTGTGGGTGTTCTTTTACGAACGTCCATCCTTCTGCGGTGATTCTTTCATCCAGCGTGCGTTCCTGTCCTCCGCCTTCGGTGCAGTGTTCATTTTCAACTACATTCCTCTTCGCGAAGGAGCGACGCAGTTACGGTATTCACTGTTTTACACACTTTGTTTCATCGAGACGGTGACCTGCGGAACGTTATACGCACTGTTTGTGCGTAACTCAACGATACGAGGGTCGACAATTTGGCTCGTTGTATTGAGCTGCTTCCCAGTAGTGATGTTCGTGCTCGGTATCATGTTGATGATCGTTTTCTATCGATCCTGTCACCCAAACATCACCTCACGCCAGCAGGATGATCCATCGGTAGATTTATAG